Proteins encoded in a region of the Dendropsophus ebraccatus isolate aDenEbr1 chromosome 11, aDenEbr1.pat, whole genome shotgun sequence genome:
- the AKAP10 gene encoding A-kinase anchor protein 10, mitochondrial: protein MSFFRRKVKGKDQDKPDAKVFKEITPAPVHSPSRSPKNNALLEAAGPSHVAINAISANMDSYSSSRTAALKKQPTHMEATHFGDLGRSCLNYESQDAKSSLSKTLEQVLQDNVALPYFIQFMELRRMEHLVKFWLEAKSFNSTTWSRIRAYSLNTVKHSTLAEPVSPSPRRPDQSATSLPAHDCSKVPQHTSRLKASGSSVNPHSASPHTQTKLKRESRATIELELSTDQTLISYEQSSKPNASSRDSPIDEGLADMSRKLKKSIERDAVNTFTKYISPDAAKPIPISEEIRSDIVAKICGEDGQVDPNCFVTAQSIVFNAMEQEHFSEFLRSQHFCKYQIEVLTSGTVYLSDILFCESALFYFSEYMEKEDAVNILQFWLAADNFQSQLAAKNGQYDGQEAQNDAMILYDKYFSLQATHPLGFDDSVRLEIESNICREGGPLPNCFTTPLRQAWTTMETVFLPGFLSSNLYYKYLNDLIHSVKGDDYSWAGAGNPSQGNQGTPNHEPYAGASESSTSQPNVKKSNVKILKNFDEAIIVDAASLDPESLYQRTYAGKMTFGTVSDLGQFLRESEPEPDVKKSKGSMFSQAMKKWVQGNTDEAQEEMAWKIAKMIVNDVMQQAQCSPPQEKSTKI from the exons AGATCAAGACAAGCCAGATGCAAAAGTATTTAAAG AAATCACACCGGCACCAGTACATTCCCCGTCAAGAAGTCCAAAGAATAATGCCTTGCTGGAGGCCGCTGGACCAAGCCATGTGGCTATCAATGCCATATCGGCCAACATGGACTCTTACTCGAGCAGTAGGACTGCTGCGCTCAAGAAGCAGCCAACTCACATGGAAGCCACACATTTTGGAGACCTTG GCCGATCGTGTCTGAATTATGAGTCCCAAGACGCAAAGTCAAGTCTCTCAAAAACTCTTGAACAAGTCCTACAAGACAATGTGGCTCTCCCTTATTTTATTCAGTTTATGGAGCTCCGCAGGATGGAACATTTAGTGAAGTTCTGGCTGGAGGCTAAAAGTTTTAACTCCACTACCTGGTCCCGAATCAGAGCGTACAGCCTAAATACAGTCAAGCACAGCACTTTGGCGGAGCCTGTGTCACCGTCTCCGAGGCGGCCTGATCAGTCAGCGACATCCCTTCCAGCCCACGATTGCTCTAAGGTTCCACAACATACTTCCAGGTTGAAAGCGTCGGGTTCTTCAGTAAATCCACATAGTGCTTCACCTCATACACAGACTAAGCTGAAGAGGGAAAGCAGAGCGACTATTGAGCTAGAACTGTCTACAGACCAGACCTTAATCTCCTATGAGCAGTCCTCCAAGCCTAATGCATCCAGCAGGGACAGCCCAATAGATGAAGGCCTGGCCGACATGTCTCGCAAACTAAAGAAGA GTATAGAACGAGATGCTGTAAACACTTTCACCAAATACATTTCTCCAGATGCTGCTAAACCTATACCCATCAGTGAGGAAATCAGGAGTGATATTGTCG CAAAGATCTGTGGCGAGGACGGCCAAGTAGATCCCAACTGCTTTGTAACTGCACAGTCCATAGTGTTTAATGCCATGGAACAAGA GCACTTCTCAGAGTTCCTCCGGAGTCAGCATTTCTGTAAATACCAGATTGAAGTGCTGACCAGCGGAACCGTTTACCTGTCGGATATTTTGTTCTGCGAATCGGCGCTCTTTTATTTCTCAGAG TACATGGAGAAGGAAGATGCAGTGAATATATTACAGTTCTGGTTGGCTGCTGACAACTTCCAGTCTCAACTTGCAGCTAAGAACGGACAGTATGACGGACAGGAGGCACAGAATGACGCAATGATCCTTTATGACAA GTATTTTTCCTTACAAGCAACTCACCCATTAGGCTTTGATGACTCTGTGAGGCTGGAAATAGAGTCCAACATTTGCCGGGAAGGAGGCCCACTCCCAAACTGCTTCACCACTCCATTACGTCAGGCTTGGACCACCATGGAGACG GTTTTCTTGCCCGGCTTCCTCTCTAGCAATCTGTATTACAAGTACTTGAATGACCTGATCCACTCGGTTAAAGGTGATGACTATAGTTGGGCTGGAGCAGGGAAtcccagtcaaggaaaccaagGCACTCCCAACCATGAGCCCTATGCGGGGGCATCAGAAAGCTCCACTTCTCAG CCAAACGTCAAAAAGAGCAATGTAAAAATACTGAAAAACTTTGATGAAGCAATAATCGTTGATGCTGCGAGCCTGGATCCTGAGTCACTCTATCAGCGCACCTATGCCGG TAAAATGACTTTTGGGACAGTGAGCGATCTAGGTCAATTCCTCAGAGAGTCCGAGCCTGAGCCGGATGTCAAGAAGTCAAAAG gaTCAATGTTCTCACAAGCTATGAAGAAATGGGTCCAGGGTAACACAGATGAG GCTCAAGAAGAAATGGCCTGGAAGATTGCAAAGATGATTGTGAATGATGTGATGCAACAGGCGCAGTGTAGTCCTCCACAAGAAAAATCTACTAAG ATATAA